A single Gemmatimonas sp. UBA7669 DNA region contains:
- a CDS encoding S9 family peptidase — translation MRSSLSSAAFRNAALAVCTALLVTPEAQAQQASPAVNATSFDFTIANIMRGPEHYGREPQNVRWHANGQWLYFQWAPAGSAWNAPTATYRVRAAAGALPERVSEAHVDSVAVLLADGVLNRAGTQRLVNSGGDLFLVGQRDLRVKALTRTVAVESNARFTADEQGVLFVQGGNAYRVDLASGSVEQLTDIRSGPAPRDAERTTGMRGALERQQRQLLDVIRDQDLQDSLQRVNRDAQRALRLPVVYLPAGERLVSLNVSPSARTAVVITASGGGFGGPAGAGAAAGGAGQARTTQVPNYVTGSGFTEEIPSRPKVGDATGRSRAWRLVLATGALQPLWVINGDSTRMSSQVRFVDWASDGSAAMLAAFTPDNKWRYLSTVGDTGRVRIVEALNDTAWVGGPCGGCMGILPNGQVYFASEASGYAHLYRADRDGANKTALTSGNWEVERAELSADGKTFLLHTSEESPFVRHAYRMPVAGGARTKLTREHGGHSIVLSPDGKRFADVYSASNLPPELYVMAADGSGATRLTTSTSVAFRSRNWIKPAIVRIPASDGIEVPARIYRPEDLGAKPNGAAVIFVHGAGYLHNVHDFWSSYAREYMFNQLLASRGYVVLDIDYRASAGYGRDWRTAIYRWMGGRDLQDHVDASAWLGRTYNIDPERIGLYGGSYGGFMTLMALFTAPKSFGAGAALRSVTDWAHYNQGYTSNILNLPQTDTLAYRRSSPMFFAEGLEDPLLMAHGMVDTNVHFQDIVRLSQRLIELGKTNWELAVYPVEDHGFTRPDSWTDEYRRIFELFERTIGQPRGGR, via the coding sequence ATGCGTTCTTCCCTGTCCAGCGCGGCGTTCCGTAACGCCGCGCTTGCTGTTTGTACGGCCCTGCTTGTCACGCCTGAGGCTCAGGCCCAGCAGGCCAGCCCCGCGGTGAACGCGACCTCGTTTGACTTCACGATCGCCAACATCATGCGCGGTCCTGAGCACTATGGACGCGAGCCGCAAAACGTACGCTGGCATGCCAACGGGCAGTGGCTGTACTTCCAGTGGGCGCCGGCCGGCAGCGCGTGGAACGCCCCCACGGCCACGTATCGCGTGCGCGCGGCAGCGGGTGCGCTGCCAGAGCGGGTGAGCGAGGCGCATGTCGACTCGGTGGCCGTACTGCTGGCCGACGGGGTGCTCAACCGGGCGGGAACACAGCGCCTGGTGAACAGTGGCGGCGACCTTTTTCTGGTGGGCCAGCGCGATCTGCGCGTGAAGGCGCTGACGCGCACGGTGGCCGTGGAAAGCAATGCGCGTTTCACCGCCGATGAACAGGGCGTGCTGTTTGTGCAGGGTGGCAATGCGTATCGCGTGGACTTGGCCAGCGGCTCGGTGGAGCAACTGACCGACATTCGCAGCGGCCCGGCGCCTCGTGACGCGGAGCGCACCACTGGCATGCGCGGTGCCCTCGAGCGGCAGCAACGGCAGTTGCTTGACGTCATTCGCGATCAGGACCTGCAGGACTCGCTGCAGCGTGTGAATCGCGACGCACAGCGGGCCCTGCGGCTGCCTGTTGTTTACTTGCCCGCCGGCGAACGCCTGGTGAGCCTCAACGTGTCCCCGTCGGCGCGCACGGCGGTGGTGATTACGGCTAGTGGTGGTGGCTTTGGTGGTCCGGCCGGTGCTGGCGCTGCGGCAGGCGGCGCGGGTCAGGCCCGCACCACGCAGGTGCCCAACTACGTGACCGGCAGCGGCTTCACGGAGGAAATTCCGAGTCGCCCCAAGGTGGGCGATGCCACGGGCCGCTCGCGGGCCTGGCGCCTGGTGCTGGCCACGGGGGCGCTGCAGCCGCTCTGGGTCATCAATGGCGACAGCACGCGCATGTCCTCACAGGTGCGCTTCGTGGACTGGGCCAGCGACGGCAGCGCCGCCATGCTGGCCGCCTTCACCCCCGACAACAAGTGGCGCTACCTGAGCACGGTGGGCGACACGGGCCGTGTGCGCATTGTGGAGGCCCTCAACGACACGGCCTGGGTGGGCGGCCCCTGCGGCGGCTGCATGGGCATTCTGCCCAACGGCCAGGTGTATTTCGCCAGCGAGGCCAGCGGCTATGCGCATCTCTACCGCGCCGATCGTGATGGCGCAAACAAGACGGCACTCACCAGTGGCAACTGGGAGGTGGAGCGGGCCGAGCTGAGCGCCGACGGCAAGACCTTTCTGCTGCACACGAGTGAAGAGTCGCCCTTTGTGCGGCATGCCTATCGCATGCCCGTGGCGGGTGGCGCGCGCACGAAGCTCACGCGCGAACATGGTGGGCACAGCATTGTCCTGAGCCCTGATGGCAAGCGTTTCGCCGACGTGTACTCGGCCAGCAATCTGCCGCCCGAGCTGTATGTGATGGCCGCTGATGGCAGTGGCGCCACACGCCTCACCACGTCTACCTCAGTGGCGTTTCGCTCGCGCAACTGGATCAAGCCGGCCATTGTGAGAATCCCGGCCAGCGATGGCATCGAGGTGCCGGCGCGCATCTACCGCCCCGAGGACCTGGGGGCGAAGCCGAACGGCGCGGCGGTGATCTTTGTGCACGGGGCCGGCTATCTGCACAACGTGCACGATTTCTGGAGCAGCTACGCACGCGAGTACATGTTCAACCAGTTGCTGGCGAGTCGTGGTTATGTCGTGCTGGACATCGACTACCGCGCGAGTGCGGGCTACGGTCGCGACTGGCGCACGGCCATCTACCGCTGGATGGGTGGACGTGATCTGCAGGATCATGTGGATGCGTCGGCCTGGCTGGGCCGCACGTACAACATCGATCCGGAGCGCATTGGTTTGTACGGCGGCAGCTATGGTGGCTTCATGACGCTGATGGCGCTGTTCACGGCGCCCAAGTCGTTCGGCGCCGGCGCCGCGCTGCGCAGTGTGACCGACTGGGCGCACTACAACCAGGGCTACACGTCCAACATTCTCAATTTGCCGCAGACGGACACGCTGGCGTATCGCCGCTCGTCACCCATGTTCTTTGCCGAGGGCCTCGAGGATCCGCTGCTCATGGCGCACGGCATGGTGGACACCAACGTGCACTTCCAGGACATCGTGCGACTGTCACAGCGTCTCATCGAACTGGGCAAGACCAACTGGGAGCTGGCCGTGTACCCGGTGGAGGATCACGGCTTCACGCGTCCCGACTCGTGGACGGACGAATACCGCCGGATCTTCGAGCTGTTCGAGCGGACCATCGGTCAGCCGCGCGGCGGACGGTAA
- a CDS encoding M20/M25/M40 family metallo-hydrolase, producing the protein MRRGEGTPEFPGQVAAEWRSRQAWVLSQQLRVAAVPAPTGQEQQRADLMRELLRAALPQRDAGVVTRDDAGNVVLSITPALPAAARAPSLVCMAHLDTVFDAAVSHDPEVDGSVVRCPGIGDNGRGLAALLVLAHTFSQSAVRARLARPLHLVATVGEEGEGNLRGARAWFDAAESAGARPAMALAIDGPGDESIVHHGVGSSRLRVVLRGAGGHSWLHAGAPNPLVALSRLVARAEALSEPLTRRVVVTAARMQGGEGLTSVPREAWVDFDVRSTDASRLAATRRALVQLAHGVAQEASDAGVHSAAARGLDVQIVALGERPAGALDVAHPLVQRAVQITELLGRAPRSGMASTDANVPLARGIPAIALGAGGRGGGAHTREEWYDDHDASVGLERVLRVVWDASVKDFGGA; encoded by the coding sequence ATGAGACGCGGCGAGGGTACGCCGGAATTTCCGGGCCAAGTGGCAGCCGAGTGGCGTAGCCGTCAGGCCTGGGTGCTGTCTCAGCAGCTGCGTGTGGCCGCCGTGCCTGCGCCCACGGGTCAGGAGCAACAGCGTGCAGACCTGATGCGCGAGCTGCTACGCGCGGCGCTTCCGCAGCGTGATGCCGGTGTGGTGACGCGTGATGACGCCGGCAATGTGGTGCTGTCCATTACCCCGGCCTTGCCGGCCGCAGCGCGTGCTCCGTCGCTGGTGTGCATGGCGCATCTCGACACGGTGTTTGATGCGGCCGTGTCGCACGACCCGGAGGTGGACGGATCGGTGGTGCGCTGCCCCGGCATTGGCGACAATGGCCGCGGCCTCGCGGCGCTGCTGGTGTTGGCGCACACGTTTTCGCAGTCCGCGGTGCGCGCGCGTCTGGCGCGGCCACTGCATCTGGTGGCGACGGTGGGCGAGGAAGGCGAAGGCAACCTGCGTGGCGCGCGCGCGTGGTTTGATGCCGCGGAGAGTGCGGGCGCACGTCCGGCCATGGCCCTGGCCATCGATGGACCGGGCGACGAAAGCATTGTGCATCACGGCGTGGGCAGCTCGCGCTTGAGAGTGGTACTGCGCGGCGCGGGTGGACACAGCTGGCTGCACGCGGGGGCGCCCAACCCATTGGTGGCGCTGAGCCGGTTGGTGGCGCGCGCCGAGGCCCTGAGCGAGCCCCTGACTCGGCGTGTGGTAGTGACCGCAGCGCGCATGCAGGGAGGCGAGGGGCTTACGAGTGTACCGCGCGAGGCCTGGGTGGATTTTGATGTGCGCAGCACCGACGCTTCGCGTCTGGCCGCCACGCGGCGTGCGCTGGTGCAGCTGGCACATGGCGTGGCGCAGGAGGCGAGTGATGCCGGTGTGCACAGCGCCGCGGCGCGCGGACTCGATGTGCAGATCGTAGCACTGGGTGAGCGCCCGGCCGGTGCGCTGGACGTGGCCCATCCGCTGGTGCAGCGCGCCGTTCAGATCACCGAGTTGCTGGGCCGGGCGCCGCGTTCGGGCATGGCCTCCACCGATGCCAATGTGCCGCTCGCGCGCGGCATTCCGGCCATCGCGTTGGGTGCAGGCGGGCGCGGTGGCGGCGCGCACACGCGCGAGGAGTGGTACGACGACCACGACGCGTCGGTGGGGTTGGAGCGGGTGCTGCGGGTGGTGTGGGACGCGAGCGTGAAAGACTTCGGCGGTGCGTGA
- a CDS encoding YbdD/YjiX family protein — MRREPVSFTAASTRQTALFGARSWRRTLAQLVALVRRLIGVPDYETYLAHMHRKYPGCTPLDPETFEQERLTARYRSAGTRCC; from the coding sequence ATGCGCCGTGAACCCGTTTCCTTCACGGCGGCTTCGACCCGCCAGACCGCGCTCTTCGGAGCGCGGTCCTGGCGGCGCACGCTTGCGCAGCTGGTGGCGCTGGTGCGCCGCCTGATCGGCGTGCCAGATTACGAGACGTATCTGGCGCATATGCATCGCAAGTACCCGGGGTGCACACCACTCGACCCGGAAACGTTCGAGCAGGAGCGTCTCACGGCACGTTATCGCAGCGCAGGCACGCGCTGCTGTTGA
- a CDS encoding carbon starvation CstA family protein has product MTRLTNVLPWVGVSAVGAGALAYVAINRGETISAAWLLTAAICIYLIGYRFYSRIISHDIFGLDANRATPAERLEDGRDYVPTNKWVTFGHHFAAIAGPGPLVGPTLAAQFGFLPGALWIVVGVVLGGAVQDFVILCASIRRDGKSLGQMAKEEIGTVAGATALIAVLGIMIILISVLALVVVNALRDSPWGTVTILLTIPIALFMGLYMRYLRPGAVLETTAIGLVMLALSLYAGKWVSESATWAPVFTLSGTTLAWGIMVYGFAASVLPVWLLLAPRDYLSAFVKIGVVLALGIGIIVVLPPLEMPAVTKFIDGTGPVFAGKLFPFCFVTIACGAISGFHALISSGTTPKIIRREPDARLIGYGSMLTESLVAIMALVAACVLTPGIYFAINSPVSVIGATAVSAADTINSWALFKPITAAELELLAQQVGENSLLSRTGGAPSLAVGMAHLFSQALGGEGAMALWYHFAIMFEALFILTTLDAGTRVGRFMLQDLLGNVYKPLGRVSWYPAVLFTSAIFVAMWGYFLYQGVTDPLGGINSLWPLFGISNQLLATVALCVGTTIIIKMGKAKYAFVTIIPLVWLVIVTASAGLLKIFSSDPKLGFLSHAAMLKEQIATNTLPANIKTVEAAQRMIFNDNLDAGVAAFFLVAVVVILGASIREWLAVINGRKAAVSSEVPFQQTQLTGA; this is encoded by the coding sequence GTGACTCGACTGACCAACGTCCTCCCCTGGGTCGGCGTCTCGGCTGTTGGTGCCGGCGCCCTCGCCTACGTGGCGATCAACCGAGGCGAAACCATCTCTGCGGCCTGGCTGCTGACGGCCGCCATCTGCATCTACCTGATCGGCTATCGGTTCTACAGCCGCATCATCTCCCACGACATTTTCGGGCTCGATGCGAACCGGGCCACACCGGCCGAACGGCTGGAAGACGGCCGCGACTACGTGCCCACCAACAAGTGGGTGACCTTCGGGCATCACTTTGCCGCCATTGCCGGCCCCGGACCGCTGGTGGGCCCCACACTGGCCGCGCAGTTCGGCTTCCTGCCCGGCGCGCTCTGGATCGTGGTCGGTGTGGTGCTTGGTGGCGCGGTGCAGGACTTCGTCATTCTCTGCGCGTCCATCCGCCGTGATGGCAAGTCGCTGGGGCAGATGGCCAAGGAAGAAATCGGGACAGTTGCCGGTGCCACCGCGTTGATCGCGGTGCTGGGCATCATGATCATCCTGATTTCCGTGCTGGCACTGGTGGTGGTGAACGCGCTGCGCGACAGCCCCTGGGGCACGGTGACGATTCTGCTCACCATTCCCATCGCGCTGTTCATGGGGCTCTACATGCGCTACCTGCGGCCGGGTGCGGTGCTCGAGACCACGGCCATCGGGCTGGTGATGCTCGCGCTGTCGCTGTACGCGGGCAAGTGGGTATCGGAGTCGGCCACATGGGCGCCGGTGTTCACGCTCAGCGGCACGACGCTGGCCTGGGGCATCATGGTGTATGGCTTTGCCGCGTCGGTGCTTCCGGTGTGGCTGCTGCTGGCGCCGCGTGACTATCTGTCGGCGTTCGTGAAGATCGGTGTGGTTCTGGCGCTGGGCATCGGCATCATCGTGGTGTTGCCACCGCTCGAGATGCCGGCCGTCACCAAGTTCATCGACGGTACCGGGCCGGTGTTCGCGGGCAAGCTCTTCCCGTTCTGTTTCGTGACCATCGCCTGCGGCGCCATCTCGGGCTTCCACGCGCTGATCTCGTCGGGTACGACGCCCAAGATCATCCGCCGCGAACCCGATGCACGCCTCATTGGCTACGGCAGTATGCTCACCGAGTCGCTGGTGGCCATCATGGCCCTCGTGGCGGCCTGCGTGCTGACGCCGGGCATCTACTTCGCGATCAACTCACCGGTGTCGGTCATTGGCGCCACGGCGGTGTCTGCGGCGGACACGATCAACAGTTGGGCCTTGTTCAAGCCCATCACGGCGGCCGAGCTGGAGTTGCTGGCGCAGCAGGTGGGCGAGAACTCCCTGCTCTCGCGCACGGGCGGCGCGCCCAGTCTCGCGGTGGGCATGGCCCATCTCTTCTCGCAGGCCCTGGGCGGCGAGGGGGCGATGGCGCTCTGGTACCACTTCGCCATCATGTTCGAGGCGCTGTTCATTCTCACCACGCTCGATGCCGGCACCCGGGTCGGTCGCTTCATGCTTCAGGACCTGCTGGGCAACGTGTACAAGCCGCTGGGCCGCGTGTCCTGGTATCCGGCGGTGCTGTTCACGAGTGCGATCTTCGTGGCCATGTGGGGTTACTTCCTGTACCAGGGTGTGACGGACCCGCTGGGCGGCATCAACTCGCTGTGGCCGCTGTTCGGTATCTCGAACCAGTTGCTGGCCACGGTGGCGCTCTGTGTGGGCACGACCATCATCATCAAGATGGGCAAGGCCAAGTACGCCTTCGTGACCATCATTCCGCTGGTGTGGCTGGTCATCGTGACGGCGTCGGCTGGCCTGCTCAAGATCTTCAGCAGCGACCCGAAGCTGGGCTTCCTGTCGCACGCGGCCATGCTGAAGGAGCAGATTGCCACCAACACACTGCCGGCCAACATCAAGACGGTGGAAGCGGCGCAGCGCATGATCTTCAACGACAACCTGGACGCGGGTGTAGCGGCGTTCTTCCTCGTGGCGGTGGTGGTCATTCTGGGCGCGTCCATTCGCGAGTGGCTGGCCGTGATCAACGGCCGCAAGGCGGCCGTGTCCAGCGAAGTGCCGTTCCAGCAGACACAGCTCACGGGAGCCTGA